The following proteins are co-located in the Calliphora vicina chromosome 2, idCalVici1.1, whole genome shotgun sequence genome:
- the LOC135950644 gene encoding uncharacterized protein LOC135950644 yields the protein MAGDKDETYCQTLPSNAYGGTGCIRTKSLQREQIISNIRMMKTNINELFQLSVYQLEVKLSLLERQLQSFERVQLDLESLDESEITQNHRATFEDAYYEIKSVILERLVFHNGIVSETPFSSTRVATQSSNSHRPLLPTLQLCKFSGNYKDWMEFYNVFCLLVHDNQELSPVSKFQYLKSCLTDSASRLIQSLEVNAPNYQVAFDLLKTRYNNKRQLFQSHLLEIFNIEKVSKPNVMALRLFIDNINASMRALESIVTKQQITNGIMLHLVVSKLDTDFQSKWEESQSLSLNTSTSSSTLQLPSWDDLVNFLERRCKSLEIYESTHPNSVCAKHACNVTVRSLASDFTTAFDAVILSSISSCHPQ from the coding sequence ATGGCGGGAGATAAAGATGAAACTTATTGTCAAACATTACCATCGAATGCCTATGGTGGCACTGGTTGCATTCGCACTAAATCATTGCAACGCgaacaaattatttctaatattcgTATGATGAAAACCAATATTAATGAATTGTTTCAGCTTTCTGTATATCAGCTAGAAGTGAAGTTATCTTTATTGGAACGCCAATTACAGTCGTTTGAAAGGGTTCAGCTGGATTTGGAATCCCTCGATGAATCAGAAATAACTCAAAATCACCGGGCTACCTTTGAAGATGCGTATTATGAAATAAAGTCTGTAATTTTGGAACGTCTAGTCTTCCATAATGGAATTGTCTCTGAAACTCCTTTTTCTAGCACACGCGTAGCAACTCAATCATCTAATTCTCATCGACCTCTTTTGCCGACGCTACAATTGTGTAAATTTAGTGGTAACTATAAGGACTGGATGGAATTTTACAACGTATTTTGTCTATTGGTTCACGACAATCAAGAGTTGTCCCCAGTTTCCAAATTCCAATATTTAAAGTCTTGTTTAACTGACAGTGCTTCACGCCTTATCCAGTCACTAGAAGTTAACGCTCCAAATTACCAAGTCGCATTTGATTTGTTGAAGACAAGGTACAACAACAAAAGACAATTGTTTCAGTCTCATTTgcttgaaatatttaatattgaaaaggtGAGCAAGCCCAACGTAATGGCACTTCGTTTGTTTATTGACAATATTAACGCCAGCATGCGTGCATTGGAATCAATCGtcacaaaacaacaaattacaAATGGTATTATGCTACACTTAGTAGTGTCCAAACTCGACACCGATTTTCAATCAAAATGGGAAGAGAGTCAATCACTCTCTCTAAACACAAGTACATCTTCATCAACGCTTCAGTTACCTAGTTGGGAtgatttagtaaattttttggaacGACGTTGCAAATCATTAGAGATTTATGAAAGTACCCACCCAAATTCAGTATGTGCAAAACACGCATGCAATGTTACAGTAAGGTCATTGGCTTCAGATTTTACTACAGCATTTGATGCCGTCATTCTATCATCAATTTCATCTTGTCATCCCCAATAA